tgaaccacagttctactgaatCCGATTTTGAAAATTACCGATATAAACAtaatcctcttacctttccccaaaaatccaatctgaactctacggctcctaaacagcgaaccgagttcccaaaacctataaaccacaataaaataattacttacaatcttactcccTACAGTTCTACTaaaacggaaatgaaaatcgaCCTTACCTTAATTTTTGTGTCAAACTTGAAGATctcaaaacgaagatctgttCCATAGAACACGTAGAGATTTCTTCCATGATCCTTGCAGTAACGTTGGTTTGTCAATTCTAACAACGAATGACgaaaaaaatctagagagagagtatATAGCtttgagttttagagagagagggagagaaaacgtTGATAACTTAGCTTTTGAGCaaaaaaatggatatttataacacCTCTGACTTGCCCAACTTCGTTGATGAGGCgacgtcttcatcgacgagccagcgaaggaaattcgtcgacgagcctgagatttctagatttcccaaaacctctcggcttctcctcatcgacgaacctctgaatttcgttgctGAACAATAGaagtgccttcgtcgacgaagcctaatcaatttaccgttttacctttttcttatttatttattccatatctcacgaATCGGGTTCTTACAACAAAAATTAACCATGCTTAATGCTTTGAATGAAACATTTATAAGAtcacaaaaataaatatattaatgtttttCTTTAGGAAAACACTAATGTAAAGAGCTTTAAAATGatgctaattaaattttaaatttttaacattACTTAACATTATATGCACTCATTATAAGTATCTATTATCTTTggataaatagataaaataataataataatattatcaaAACATTATTCTTATATTATAAGAACAATTAATCAACTTTTGGGTGATTCTTGATatcttataataatttaatatcatTCTAGCTGAGTATTACTTAATGATTTAATCATTTTggtgattaaaatcaaaataatttataacatcaaaatgttaaaatattgtgagTAACGTAAATGTGTTAATATCATtctatatatttactatcacatCAGACATTTTGTGTCATCATTATTATtacataattttctttttaaagaagTATCATGACAGAACAGAATTAAACACAATGcacataaaataaatttggaaactTGCTGCATTGAGAAATTTTCTTGTGATTGTTCTACAATGGTTCAATGGTGATATTTTCATTACGAAGTGACAGATCACCATATTGTTGTTCAACATTATCATATTGTTCAATAACTAAAGGAACAATAATATCTATTAAAGGTCTAGATAGCGGAATAGGAACCCGGATCTCTTTCATTATGTGATATATCACTCCCACtaatttcatcattctcaatGAACTTCGAATTACCAATTTCAACAATTCTCATACAGTGATAACACCTTTTGCCGAGGTGACGCTAATGACATGGTAGTGGGGCCTAGTGATTGTGTTAAATTATACCAGGTCAATTCCTAAGTAAGTGGGGAAtcacaatggaccgcttaagtcCCGCTTTCCTAGATAGAATTTTCCTTAGATATGTAATTAGCACAATATGCCACAGAATCGGTCAAAACGTAAAATAgtctttaaaaatatataattaatcaTACACGCTTAAATACAATTATTCACCCAACTATAAAAATTTTACATGCTtattttttatgtaaaatttgacaATTCATGCATGCATAAATACAATTGATCACCCAATATAAATATGTAAGTGACCCAAAGCCAAGAACCAtgcatctttttttttcttttttttttttcccgaaaTTCTAGCATTAAAGCATGTGATTCAGCAATAAGACTTTATTAAGCAATTGATCATATTTTTTGTTCAATTCACAACTAAATTAATTTACTCCCATCCGTAAGTATTGAAATtactacaaattaaaaatttaaatctgCCAAAAAATAAACACCCAGCAATCACTTTACATCTCGAGTAGCGAGATTTAGAATCATGATATTAACAATATAAAATCCCATAAATCCAACAAatatcatatcattttttttactaatcatatattatattaatatatttttttattccaaaaaaatATCATGAACACAATTTTTTATACAAAACAATAACGAGATTGTAAAGGGTTAACGAAAACAATCTTTATCATGCAAGGAAGATCACAATAATTCCaatagggctctgataccacatgtaagaaaTCTAAATGCTGCTATTAGATAAACACAAGATCTTCATCATCATGATCTTCACATACGTGTATAATTTATAatgtgaaaaatataaaatatacatatcaggaTTGTTCATGGCAAATACAAATTGATAAGAACACTTGTAGAAACTGTAGAAATCGTTTCTCTCACTTCACCCCAATCTCTTTCTGTACTCTACTAGATTTATGGGAATATGACTGATGAACAGAGGGCTaaggcagagagaggacaattcctgtATGCCTTACTTTTAATCTATTTTATTACTTTGTAGAATATCTTAACCATTATACTACTCTTTATAATAATAGCAATATATATAGATTCATAGGAATCTCTTCAACTTCCGCCATTATATCTCACATTAATTAATCCAtagataagactttttattttAGATAAGACCTTTCAATTCCCTTATCATGAGTCATTACATTTTTCTTATCATATGGTACACTTATCTTTCATGTGttattcatgtgggacatatcctttgggatataattCAACAGAATCATTATATGCTGGTTGGACGCCTCACAAATGTTTCAATAGACGTTTTTTTGAGATACATGAGTAAAATAAATATGTTTGTTGATGATTATTTCAAGATAATTTCTAATTTATTAATTATGATTATTACATGGATTATTTGAGAACTTGTGTgattgaaatttgaatttgacaATTAAATATGCTCACTTAGGTGGTTTGACCTTTTGAATTGTCTcaaaactaagttttcttttgcAAATTTAGTTGTCTGAATAATAGGTCGGACTGACGATTCATTTCTCCAAAATCATGTTCGTTGAGCAATAAATGAAAGGTAGTTGGCATTCAAATGTTGAACGTTACATAAGAGTCATTTATATTCAGTTATCTTCATCAAAAAGACAATCAGAATTATAACAGTAAGATAGAAGTGTCTCTAATCTTACACTAagaattctttattttttgttgtatttctcATTTACTAGTGTGTATTAATATATCTTTCAAATAGGTTAATATTAACACAAATATCTCTCGATTCACTAATTCTAAAACAAGAATAATGTTatgtaagttaaaaaaaaaaaaagtagctgagatagtttttcattttatttatgaTAGGGGGTGTTTTCTCAAAAGGATTGAATGTTTTAAGTGCAGGTGACACTAATTGTCTTAAGTATAGATAACACTGAGTTTGATGGGGGGCCAATAATAGATTAAAAAAAATGACTACTTGTTTTGACAGACTGAGTGTATCTCAGTATAATCAATTGATTGAATTTAGTAAAAATACTCGAGCAAGTTTGGAAAATAACTCTAAGTTTAGTTATGAAACTACTAAAAACCCAATATTTCTCTCATTCGTGATTTACattgcattttatttttgttattaccaTGTGGTTGTGATAATTTGCGTTATTTATTTAATTGCTAAAcgtaatgtttaatttaatttataatttgaattggacatattttaaataaatcaaaaattttaAACCACTTACTCTTTGTTTACTTTTGTATTTttcaattatttcaattttaaaattttatatcatcaataaagaaATGTAAGTTATTATTAAAGATCTTAAATATTGGAAAATTACATAGAAAAAATTTAATAACttttaacatttttaattaattaacatttaatcgtttttaatttattttaataaattatatgaCTTCAAGActtgcaaaaataaataaatagataaattatAAGATTTCATATaactattaaaaaatttattgtgAAAATAGTTTTTCCTCTAATTTTATTTGTGTGGTTGCAGTTGTTTTGGTTTCAGATGTTGTACTGTTTTCTGAAGGGATGGAAAACGGCGACGACTGGTTAGCGCCGGACAAGCTCTATCACTTTCTCTTCTGCTTCTTTCTTGCTTTCTTCTTCTCCGCCCTCGCAACCCTCAGCCGCTACCCGCTCCTACGCCGCCTTAGCATCTGGGTTGGATCCCTGTTCTCCCTCGCCGCCGGCGCCGCCAAGGAGGCCGCTGACGAGGTTGGCTTCTTCAAGTCCGCTGGCGCGTCCGCCAAGGACGCCGCCGCCGATCTCCTCGGCACTGTAACCGCTTGCCTCCTCCTATTGACCTGCAAACGCTACACTCGACCCGACGATGCGGGCCAGCGTCGTGGGCCTTCGCTGGTTTGATTCGTCGATTTGGGTTTGAAATTTTAATGGTTCGCCTGGAGATTTTCTCGAGTTCTCTTGATTTTGGAGTTATCAGGTTAGTTTGAATGCGAAAATGGATCTGTTTGGTTTCTGAGAAAATGTgggaaaacaaaagaaattaAAGTATATACCGCATCATATTTTTGCATTTTGAAAGTATTTTTCTTGCTTTTGACCTACCAAAATGTATTAATCCCATACAAAgcaataaatattttcaaaattctaaACAATTAGCATAGTTTAGTACGATTATTTTGCTTAAAACATAAGATTTCGAATATTTGGTTTTCTTCCATTTCCCTTCGTTTTCTTAGCAATCAGagtgattattattattgtggttGCACTCCCCTACTTTTTCAACTTTTTCATTTCTTGAAATTGTGGATAAGTGTTGATTTATTTACTATTTTAGTACTTACATGTTTCTTTCTATGTTAAGAAACGAATTTATTGACTGCGGTTTTATTAACGTCTACATGAAAATCCGTTGTCTTGGTGTATTATAGTGACCGTAATGTTGATTGATGTGGTGACTATTCATGCACTTTTTCTCCCAAATAATTGAATTTAATCCAGGTGGAAGAAGCATGGAGTTGGATGTACCATATATTCACAAGAAAAACTGAAAGTTaaggtgcagtcccaagagggggtgaattgggtttataaattAGAAACTTCTTTAATCAATCCTTTCTTTACTCACAAACAAAgttggtttataatcacaagttcagtggaaaattaattaagttataaatcTTTATAAATGAGTCTAAGTATACTAAGTTGAATACTTTGTAAACTTTTAGATATTTTTCCagcaattcaattcaaccaaGATGGTCAAAACAAGATACACAAGATAGATTGATTCTTGCAATACTTTCAAGATTCAGtactttaataactcaaagtaaagATTGAGAATGTATGCTTATTGATAAAAAGTCCTGTATTAATGGACTTGATTTCTCTATATGATGTGCAATATGAAATCTAACACTCTTTTCAAAAactagattttaaataaacttttagttaatgagttttgggtgttaatcaatcaacgtactcctttacgaTTTTCgtaatttgtattgatcaaccaacgtacttcctttcaatttctacaaatcccaaaatcaaatttatctttagtttatttaatatccaattcatgtagtgtatatgatcaaaaaattaaattcaatcacgcagttaatatatgctggaatttaaagagagtaaggaaagagagtgacaacacgttttttatgaggttcggcttagccccagcttacgtcctcgccttaggccaatgcCACCTAAGAATTCCATTATAGTACTCCTTTCCGGGCGGAGCAAACCggtacaatccctccttcaattaggctagagtgggcctctccaaatgataccccactCTTGGT
This window of the Malania oleifera isolate guangnan ecotype guangnan chromosome 6, ASM2987363v1, whole genome shotgun sequence genome carries:
- the LOC131158210 gene encoding uncharacterized protein LOC131158210; its protein translation is MENGDDWLAPDKLYHFLFCFFLAFFFSALATLSRYPLLRRLSIWVGSLFSLAAGAAKEAADEVGFFKSAGASAKDAAADLLGTVTACLLLLTCKRYTRPDDAGQRRGPSLV